One Jeotgalibaca porci genomic region harbors:
- a CDS encoding BglG family transcription antiterminator, with protein sequence MLKTETILLINYLHQTKEKDTEKIILSLDESRKKLWYEISVINNFLVEGGLQTIELHAGQLFNQDEETEKWTKLLVEQELDSYQFPEERIPLLIIHIACAQQPLSAKKLQNYFRLSRSSVLADVKRLRDYIEDYELVLLYDKAEGYIFKGDEMKVRRLLENAISHLQHISYLKKSAHYFEVIWGKSLEINEHYAYILNYSKNNLLSFVESRLEELIYNICFNKIRKNTKPINFSKNDTQQLKDQPAYTLSATLVKDIFNHSNEAEILFWETRLLNVLQGEKYTVDAHYFNKLTAKIILHIQQITGINFSESTTLHKTLYQHLVPAYFRMKFDLYYENPLVDKVKKEYQNLFYLIKKGLEPLEQEIGKCVSESEIAYFTIHFGGYLHLKEKTEENTRLRALAICLNGISSSLVMTAGLREIFPEIDFIEQHSIQEALLMSENQYDLVFSTISFPSEKKVYITKSWVRIQFLLEGLGHGMVLLRIMAGRLLIQRQP encoded by the coding sequence ATGCTAAAAACGGAAACAATTTTGTTGATTAACTATTTGCATCAAACGAAAGAAAAGGATACTGAAAAAATCATCCTCTCTTTGGATGAAAGTAGGAAAAAGTTATGGTATGAGATTTCCGTTATTAATAATTTTTTGGTGGAAGGGGGCTTACAGACGATTGAGTTACACGCAGGACAGCTCTTTAATCAAGATGAAGAAACTGAAAAATGGACAAAGTTACTCGTCGAGCAAGAACTCGATAGCTACCAATTTCCAGAAGAGAGAATTCCACTTTTAATTATCCACATCGCCTGTGCGCAACAGCCGTTATCAGCAAAAAAACTGCAAAATTATTTTCGGCTCAGTCGGAGTTCTGTTTTAGCGGACGTAAAAAGATTACGTGACTATATAGAAGACTATGAACTGGTCCTTCTCTATGACAAGGCAGAAGGTTACATTTTTAAAGGTGATGAAATGAAGGTCAGAAGGCTCTTAGAAAATGCCATCTCACACTTACAACACATTTCGTACCTAAAGAAATCAGCCCACTACTTTGAAGTCATCTGGGGAAAGTCATTAGAAATAAACGAACACTATGCGTACATCTTAAATTACTCAAAAAATAATCTATTAAGCTTTGTGGAAAGCCGTTTGGAAGAACTTATCTACAACATTTGCTTTAACAAAATCCGCAAAAATACAAAACCAATAAACTTCTCAAAAAACGATACACAACAATTAAAGGATCAGCCAGCCTATACGCTATCTGCCACTTTAGTGAAAGACATCTTCAACCACTCAAATGAAGCAGAAATTCTCTTTTGGGAAACACGCCTACTCAACGTTCTGCAGGGTGAAAAATACACGGTGGATGCGCACTACTTTAATAAACTGACAGCGAAAATCATTCTACATATTCAGCAAATCACGGGAATTAACTTTTCGGAGTCGACCACACTCCACAAAACGTTATATCAACACCTTGTACCTGCGTATTTCCGGATGAAATTCGACTTGTATTATGAAAATCCGCTCGTTGATAAGGTAAAAAAAGAGTACCAAAACCTTTTCTATCTGATCAAAAAAGGATTGGAACCTTTAGAACAAGAGATTGGTAAATGTGTTTCTGAGAGTGAAATAGCTTATTTCACCATTCACTTTGGTGGCTACTTACACTTGAAAGAGAAAACCGAAGAAAATACCCGTTTAAGAGCACTAGCGATTTGTCTCAATGGCATCAGCTCTTCCTTAGTAATGACAGCGGGTCTACGAGAGATATTCCCAGAAATCGACTTTATCGAACAACACAGTATTCAAGAAGCACTTTTAATGAGTGAAAATCAATACGATTTAGTCTTTTCGACCATCTCATTCCCAAGTGAAAAGAAAGTCTATATCACAAAGAGTTGGGTTCGCATCCAATTTTTGCTGGAGGGGCTTGGACATGGAATGGTGTTGCTCCGAATTATGGCAGGGCGTTTGTTAATTCAGAGGCAGCCTTAA
- a CDS encoding MFS transporter, with protein MAAETKIGQTVLEVSSNQEYVAGVKSAPTFGIKDKLGYMFGDLGFNSLQVLVNTYLMIFFVNIVGITPVHFSLIIAICKASDAINDPFIGRAVDNRAGSKFGKYKPFLIKYLLPYIATTILLFVNLSGMPYAFRIAYALITYFIWGIVGTFINVPYGAMLNSITSDMKGRTDLSNFRSIGSVMANVIVTSIAPLILFDQMDNPVANRFVLLGIILSIFTAVCLLLTHVLVSERVIIPDKTDEQKSINYFKVMKTFVKNRPMVAVISAYIITKFFIQTTGIMNQYVFMSHYRATEQLAALGLATLIPTLVAMVFVKPMINRFGKKNLVTWPALLAAASFSVNAFFPVSSTQYIFFQLLGQFFVGFFSLLIWSLIADAVDYQAYLTKERNDGTIYATITFLVFLVSSFSTSMIALLLDAVGYDVALGAAQTTGVATAIKFMGGILPVIGAVLIFFCFHFIYNMTDAEMQNISKEVNSL; from the coding sequence ATGGCTGCAGAAACGAAAATAGGGCAAACAGTTTTAGAAGTCTCTTCGAATCAAGAGTATGTTGCGGGTGTAAAGAGTGCCCCAACATTCGGAATCAAAGACAAGTTAGGCTATATGTTCGGAGATTTAGGGTTTAACTCGCTTCAAGTTCTAGTGAATACGTATTTAATGATTTTCTTTGTGAACATAGTTGGAATTACCCCCGTGCATTTCTCGCTAATCATAGCTATTTGTAAGGCATCGGATGCGATTAACGATCCTTTTATCGGAAGAGCTGTAGATAACAGAGCAGGTTCAAAGTTTGGTAAATATAAGCCATTCTTAATCAAATATTTATTACCATACATCGCGACAACGATTCTTCTGTTTGTTAATTTGTCGGGCATGCCGTATGCATTTAGAATTGCTTATGCTCTTATTACCTACTTTATCTGGGGAATTGTTGGTACCTTCATTAACGTTCCTTATGGAGCAATGTTAAACTCGATTACCTCTGATATGAAAGGCAGAACGGATTTATCAAACTTCAGAAGTATTGGTTCAGTTATGGCCAACGTTATTGTTACTTCCATTGCACCATTAATCTTATTCGATCAAATGGATAATCCTGTTGCTAATCGTTTTGTATTATTAGGAATTATTCTTTCAATCTTTACTGCAGTCTGCCTGCTCTTGACCCATGTTTTAGTTAGTGAACGGGTAATTATTCCGGACAAGACTGATGAGCAAAAGAGTATCAATTATTTCAAAGTTATGAAAACTTTTGTTAAAAACCGTCCGATGGTTGCAGTTATTTCAGCCTACATCATCACTAAATTCTTTATCCAAACAACAGGAATCATGAACCAATATGTATTCATGAGCCATTATCGCGCCACAGAGCAACTTGCTGCCTTAGGGTTAGCTACACTCATTCCGACATTGGTTGCGATGGTCTTTGTTAAACCGATGATAAACCGTTTTGGTAAAAAGAACTTAGTAACTTGGCCAGCTCTTCTAGCAGCAGCGTCATTTTCAGTTAATGCATTTTTCCCAGTTTCATCTACGCAATATATTTTCTTCCAATTACTGGGACAATTTTTCGTTGGTTTCTTTAGCTTACTCATTTGGTCTTTAATTGCTGATGCGGTCGATTACCAGGCCTATTTAACAAAAGAACGGAATGATGGAACCATTTATGCAACAATCACATTTTTAGTGTTCTTGGTTTCGAGTTTCTCAACATCGATGATTGCGTTGTTATTGGATGCAGTTGGGTATGATGTGGCTCTTGGAGCGGCACAAACAACTGGAGTCGCAACCGCAATCAAATTTATGGGTGGTATTTTACCTGTCATCGGAGCAGTATTAATTTTCTTCTGTTTCCACTTTATATACAATATGACCGATGCAGAAATGCAAAATATATCTAAAGAGGTAAACAGTTTGTAA